One genomic segment of Drosophila melanogaster chromosome 3R includes these proteins:
- the CG7333 gene encoding uncharacterized protein: protein MDFSQVLDKCGNYGRFQVMILLLYGYTNILGSLHYFSQTLITFTPEHWCFHADLNGLSVEGIRSVYENISASSCTPLLGVVNGTGVVSTNRKCRNWIFNRESGYESITTELKWVCDKSHHPAVGQSFFFMGSVVGTIIFGYLSDQVGRLPSLLMATLCGATGDFITSFVHTLPWFAFSRFMSGLSTDTMYYLMYILVFEYLSPKSRTFGLNIILAVFYCFGLMTSPWAAIWIGNWRRYLWLASLPALGVLIYPFLICESAQWLLTKRKYDDAVICLKKVAKFNRRHVEESVFDEFVKYYRERELQDYKLNSHEDTFLAMFLTPRLRRFTLTLLVKSVIITLSCDVINRNMEGLGTSPFKLFSFTSIVYLPAGVAILLLQNKIGRKGMACTALFVGGLITTATGFMIAHLDPTENALLLAIMVGLGRFGATVSYDAEIQYAAEIIPTSVRGQAVSNIHVIGLASSSLAFYVIYLAQYYKPLPSIFISCLMFFGAGLCLTLPETLNKKLPETLADGEKFALNESFLYFPCFSRKEKNVRTESV, encoded by the exons ATGGATTTCAGTCAGGTTCTGGATAAGTGTGGAAACTATGGCAGGTTCCAGGTGATGATCCTTTTGCTGTACGGCTACACAAATATTCTTGGATCACTGCACTACTTTTCGCAGACCCTTATCACCTTCACACCAGAGCATTG GTGCTTCCATGCTGACCTTAATGGTCTCAGTGTTGAAGGGATTCGCTCGGTATATGAAAACATATCCGCCTCATCCTGCACGCCCCTTTTGGGCGTAGTCAACGGCACAGGTGTTGTATCTACGAACCGAAAGTGCAGGAATTGGATTTTTAACAGGGAGAGCGGCTACGAAAGCATTACCACCGAG CTCAAATGGGTTTGTGACAAATCGCATCATCCAGCAGTGGGCCAATCCTTCTTCTTCATGGGCTCAGTCGTGGGCACCATAATCTTTGGCTATCTGTCGGATCAAGTAGGTCGTCTGCCTTCCCTGCTGATGGCCACCTTGTGTGGTGCAACTGGGGATTTTATCACCTCCTTTGTGCACACGCTGCCCTGGTTCGCCTTTTCCAGATTTATGTCAGGGCTATCCACTGATACCATGTACTACCTAATGTACATATTGG TCTTTGAGTACTTAAGCCCCAAGAGCCGTACCTTTGGCCTCAACATCATCTTGGCTGTATTCTACTGTTTTGGACTGATGACCTCGCCCTGGGCCGCCATTTGGATTGGTAATTGGCGACGCTACCTTTGGCTGGCATCTCTTCCAGCACTGGGTGTCCTTATATATCCATTCCTGATCTGCGAAAGTGCTCAGTGGCTTTTGACCAAAAGGAAGTACGACGATGCGGTGATTTGTCTAAAGAAAGTGGCCAAGTTCAATAGGCGACATGTGGAGGAGTCCGTTTTCGATGAGTTTGTCAAATACTATCGGGAAAGGGAACTTCAGGATTACAAGCTTAATAGTCACGAGGACACTTTCTTAGCCATGTTTTTGACCCCTCGGTTGCGTCGATTCACTTTGACATTGCTCGTGAAGTC AGTCATTATAACCCTCTCATGCGATGTGATTAACCGGAATATGGAGGGCTTAGGCACTTCGCCCTTTAAGCTCTTCTCCTTCACATCGATTGTATACCTCCCAGCGGGAGTTGCTATCCTCTTGTTGCAGAACAAGATCGGACGCAAGGGCATGGCCTGCACCGCCCTCTTTGTGGGTGGACTTATTACCACGGCGACGGGTTTCATGATAGCCCACTTGGATCCCACGGAGAACGCCCTGCTGTTGGCTATCATGGTAGGTCTGGGACGATTTGGAGCCACCGTTTCCTACGATGCGGAAATACAGTATGCGGCGGAAATCATTCCGACCAGTGTGAGAGGACAGGCGGTATCCAACATCCATGTCATTGGATTGGCATCCAGCTCACTGGCCTTCTATGTGATCTACCTGGCACAATACTACAAGCCTCTCCCCTCGATCTTCATTAGCTGCCTGATGTTCTTTGGAGCTGGACTTTGTCTCACTTTACCGGAGACCTTAAACAA GAAGTTGCCCGAAACCTTGGCGGATGGAGAAAAGTTTGCCTTGAACGAGAGCTTCCTCTACTTTCCTTGTTTttcaagaaaagaaaaaaatgttagGACTGAAAGTGTATAA